From the genome of Palaemon carinicauda isolate YSFRI2023 chromosome 6, ASM3689809v2, whole genome shotgun sequence, one region includes:
- the LOC137642025 gene encoding uncharacterized protein — translation MKGLQVLFISGLAALACARKGKDKKSDEGNSRFFGGLTQTLGGGIDHGHESGFNTGFGGGFKPTFGISPGFGGGINQGFGGGFNSGFGGGFNPGFGGGFNTGFGGGFGGLSQTCRRWCRSPQGQAYCCESNNEPETLPFVKPGQCPPVRPQCPPVRSFAPPQTCSNDSKCGGVDKCCFDTCLQEHVCKPPIGTGGFGGFGFGR, via the exons ATGAAG GGATTACAAGTTTTGTTCATCAGCGGTTTAGCCGCTTTAGCCTGTGCACGAAAAGGTAAAGATAAGAAGAGTGATGAAGGTAATAGTCGATTCTTCGGTGGCCTGACGCAGACACTCGGAGGAGGAATCGACCACGGTCATGAAAGTGGATTTAACACCGGATTCGGAGGAGGATTCAAGCCCACTTTTGGAATCAGCCCTGGATTCGGAGGTGGAATCAATCAAGGTTTTGGAGGCGGATTTAATTCTGGATTTGGAGGTGGATTCAATCCTGGTTTCGGAGGTGGATTCAATACTGGTTTTGGTGGTGGATTCGGTGGACTTTCCCAGACGTGCAGACGTTGGTGCCGAAGTCCTCAAGGACAGGCCTACTGCTGCGAGAGCAACAACGAGCCTGAAACCCTTCCCTTCGTCAAGCCAGGTCAATGCCCTCCCGTAAGACCTCAGTGCCCACCCGTCAGGAGCTTTGCCCCTCCACAGACATGCTCTAACGACAGCAAGTGCGGAGGGGTCGACAAGTGCTGCTTCGACACCTGCCTTCAAGAACACGTTTGCAAACCTCCTATTGGAACTGGCGGATTTGGCGGCTTCGGTTTTGGTCGCTAA
- the LOC137642024 gene encoding ATP-dependent RNA helicase glh-2-like, with the protein MKGLQVLFISGLAALACARKDKYKKSDEGNTRFFGGLTQIIGGGIDHGHGSGFNTGFGGGFELSFGISPGFGGGINNGFGGGFNSGFGGGFNLGFGGGFGGLSQTCRRWCRSPQGQAYCCESNNEPETLPFVKPGQCPPVRPQCPPVRSFAPPQTCSNDSKCGGVDKCCFDTCLQEHVCKPPIGTGGFGGVGFGR; encoded by the exons ATGAAG GGATTACAAGTTTTGTTCATCAGTGGTTTAGCCGCTTTAGCCTGTGCGCGAAAAGATAAATATAAGAAGAGTGATGAAGGTAATACTCGATTCTTCGGTGGCCTGACGCAGATAATCGGAGGAGGAATCGACCACGGTCATGGAAGTGGATTTAACACCGGATTCGGAGGAGGATTCGAGCTCAGTTTTGGAATCAGCCCTGGATTCGGAGGTGGAATCAATAACGGTTTTGGAGGCGGATTTAACTCTGGTTTCGGAGGTGGATTCAATCTTGGTTTTGGAGGTGGATTCGGTGGACTTTCCCAGACGTGCAGACGTTGGTGCCGAAGTCCTCAAGGACAGGCCTACTGCTGCGAGAGCAACAACGAGCCTGAAACCCTTCCCTTCGTCAAGCCAGGTCAATGCCCTCCCGTAAGACCTCAGTGCCCACCCGTCAGGAGCTTCGCCCCTCCACAGACATGCTCCAATGACAGCAAGTGCGGAGGCGTCGACAAGTGCTGCTTCGACACCTGCCTTCAAGAACACGTCTGCAAACCTCCTATTGGAACTGGCGGATTCGGCGGCGTCGGCTTTGGTCGATAA
- the LOC137642893 gene encoding ATP-dependent RNA helicase glh-2-like, producing MKGLQVLFISGLAALACARKGKDKKSDEGNSRFFGGPTQIIGGGIDHGPGSGFNTGFGGGFELSFGISPGFGGGINHGFGGGFKSGFGGGFNPGFGGGFNLGFGGGFGGLSQTCRRWCRSPQGQAYCCESNNEPETLPFVKPGQCPPVRPQCPPVRSFAPPQTCSNDSKCGGVDKCCFDTCLQEHVCKPPIGTGGFGGVGFAR from the exons ATGAAG GGATTACAAGTTTTGTTCATCAGTGGTTTAGCCGCTTTAGCCTGTGCGCGAAAAGGTAAAGATAAGAAGAGTGATGAAGGTAATAGTCGATTCTTCGGTGGCCCGACGCAGATAATCGGAGGAGGAATCGACCACGGTCCTGGAAGTGGATTTAACACCGGATTCGGAGGAGGATTCGAGCTCAGTTTTGGAATCAGCCCTGGATTCGGAGGTGGAATCAATCACGGTTTTGGAGGCGGATTTAAATCTGGATTTGGAGGTGGATTCAATCCTGGTTTTGGAGGTGGATTCAATCTTGGTTTTGGAGGTGGATTCGGTGGACTTTCCCAGACGTGCAGACGTTGGTGCCGAAGTCCTCAAGGACAGGCCTACTGCTGCGAGAGTAACAACGAGCCTGAAACCCTTCCCTTCGTCAAGCCAGGTCAATGCCCTCCCGTAAGACCTCAGTGCCCACCCGTCAGGAGCTTCGCCCCTCCACAGACATGCTCCAATGACAGCAAGTGTGGAGGTGTCGACAAGTGCTGCTTCGACACATGCCTTCAAGAACACGTCTGCAAACCTCCTATTGGAACTGGCGGATTCGGCGGTGTCGGCTTTGCTCGATAA